A genomic segment from Streptosporangium roseum DSM 43021 encodes:
- the scpA gene encoding methylmalonyl-CoA mutase — MIPDFSGIGLKGEPVTPDPAGWERAVREATGGGPEDLVWETPEGIGVKPLYTAADLAGLDFLETYPGAAPYLRGPYPTMYVNQPWTIRQYAGFSTAEESNAFYRRNLAAGQKGLSVAFDLATHRGYDSDHPRVAGDVGMAGVAIDSIYDMRQLFDGIPLDRMSVSMTMNGAVLPVLALYIVAAEEQGVAPEQLAGTIQNDILKEFMVRNTYIYPPDPSMRIISDIFSYTSEKMPKFNSISISGYHIQEAGATCDLELAYTLADGVEYLRAGVEAGLDIDRFAPRLSFFWCIGMNFFMEVAKLRAARLLWARLVSGFGAKNPKSLSLRTHSQTSGWSLTAQDVFNNVVRTCVEAMAATQGHTQSLHTNALDEALALPTDFSARIARNTQLLLQQESGTCRVIDPWGGSYYVERLTHELARRAWGHIEEVEAAGGMAKAIGLGLPKLRIEEAAARTQARIDSGRQPVIGVNKYRPDADEAIDVLKVDNTSVRDRQLDKLRRLREERDAGQVAQALDALTKGAAGDGNLLALSIEAARAKATVGEISDALERVFGRHAGQVRTISGVYREEVGSGVDEVRTACAEFERLEGRRPRILVAKMGQDGHDRGQKVIATAFADLGFDVDVGPLFQTPEEVARQAVEADVHVVGVSSLAAGHLTLVPALREALAGLGAGDVMIVVGGVIPPGDFEELRAAGASAIFPPGTVIADAARGLLADLLTRLGHDADA; from the coding sequence ATGATTCCCGACTTCTCCGGAATCGGGCTGAAGGGTGAGCCCGTGACGCCGGACCCGGCCGGATGGGAGCGGGCCGTACGGGAGGCCACCGGCGGGGGGCCCGAGGACCTGGTGTGGGAGACGCCCGAGGGGATCGGGGTCAAGCCGCTCTACACGGCCGCCGATCTGGCCGGGCTGGACTTCCTGGAGACCTATCCGGGTGCCGCGCCGTACCTGCGCGGGCCGTACCCGACCATGTACGTCAACCAGCCGTGGACCATCCGGCAGTACGCCGGCTTCTCCACCGCCGAGGAGTCCAACGCCTTCTACCGGCGCAACCTGGCGGCCGGGCAGAAGGGCCTGTCGGTCGCCTTCGACCTGGCCACCCACCGCGGCTACGACTCCGACCACCCGCGCGTGGCCGGCGACGTCGGCATGGCCGGGGTGGCGATCGACTCCATCTACGACATGCGGCAGCTCTTCGACGGGATCCCCCTCGACCGGATGAGCGTGTCGATGACCATGAACGGCGCGGTGCTCCCGGTGCTCGCGCTCTACATCGTGGCGGCCGAGGAGCAGGGGGTGGCGCCCGAGCAGCTCGCGGGGACCATCCAGAACGACATCCTCAAGGAGTTCATGGTCCGCAACACCTACATCTACCCGCCTGACCCGTCGATGCGCATCATCTCGGACATCTTCTCCTACACCAGCGAGAAGATGCCGAAGTTCAACTCGATCTCGATCTCCGGCTACCACATCCAGGAGGCCGGGGCCACCTGTGACCTGGAGCTGGCCTACACCCTCGCCGACGGGGTGGAGTACCTGCGGGCGGGCGTCGAGGCGGGGCTCGACATCGACAGGTTCGCGCCGCGCCTGTCGTTCTTCTGGTGCATCGGCATGAACTTCTTCATGGAGGTCGCCAAGCTGCGGGCCGCCCGGCTGCTCTGGGCGCGCCTGGTGTCCGGCTTCGGGGCGAAGAACCCCAAGTCGCTGTCGCTGCGGACCCACTCGCAGACCTCCGGCTGGTCGCTCACCGCCCAGGACGTGTTCAACAACGTCGTGCGCACCTGCGTCGAGGCGATGGCGGCCACGCAGGGCCACACCCAGTCGCTGCACACCAACGCCCTCGACGAGGCCCTGGCCCTGCCCACCGACTTCTCCGCGCGGATCGCCCGCAACACCCAGCTCCTGCTCCAGCAGGAGTCCGGCACCTGCCGGGTGATCGACCCCTGGGGCGGGTCCTACTACGTCGAGCGGCTCACCCACGAGCTGGCCCGCAGGGCCTGGGGGCACATCGAGGAGGTCGAGGCCGCCGGGGGCATGGCCAAGGCGATCGGCCTGGGTCTGCCGAAGCTCCGCATCGAGGAGGCCGCCGCCCGCACCCAGGCGCGCATCGACTCCGGGCGCCAGCCGGTCATCGGCGTCAACAAGTACCGGCCCGACGCCGACGAGGCCATCGACGTGCTCAAGGTCGACAACACCTCCGTCCGGGACCGGCAGCTCGACAAGCTCCGCCGCCTGAGAGAGGAGCGCGACGCCGGCCAGGTGGCCCAGGCGCTGGACGCGCTGACCAAGGGCGCGGCGGGCGACGGCAACCTGCTGGCGCTGTCCATCGAGGCCGCCCGCGCCAAGGCCACGGTCGGGGAGATCTCCGACGCGCTGGAGCGGGTGTTCGGGCGGCACGCCGGTCAGGTCCGTACGATCTCCGGGGTGTACCGCGAGGAGGTGGGGTCGGGCGTGGACGAGGTCCGTACGGCGTGCGCCGAGTTCGAACGGCTGGAGGGGCGCCGCCCGCGGATCCTGGTGGCCAAGATGGGCCAGGACGGCCACGACCGGGGGCAGAAGGTGATCGCCACCGCCTTCGCCGACCTCGGCTTCGACGTCGACGTCGGCCCGCTGTTCCAGACGCCCGAGGAGGTCGCCCGCCAGGCGGTCGAGGCCGACGTGCACGTGGTGGGGGTCTCCTCGCTGGCGGCGGGGCACCTGACGCTGGTCCCGGCCCTCCGCGAGGCCCTCGCGGGGCTGGGCGCCGGCGACGTCATGATCGTGGTCGGCGGCGTCATCCCGCCGGGCGACTTCGAGGAGCTGCGCGCCGCCGGGGCCTCCGCGATCTTCCCGCCCGGCACCGTGATCGCCGACGCCGCCCGCGGCCTGCTCGCGGACCTGCTCACCCGGCTGGGCCATGACGCGGACGCTTGA
- the meaB gene encoding methylmalonyl Co-A mutase-associated GTPase MeaB — protein sequence MTRTLDDYLQGVKEGSRAWIARAITLVESSRADHRDLAQRLLVELAPLAGKARRIGITGVPGVGKSTLIDALGVHLTGQGHRVAVLAVDPSSTRTGGSILGDKTRMSRLAADPAAFIRPSPTSGTLGGVTKATREAMVVLEAAGYDIVLVETVGVGQSETAVADMVDTFLLLALARTGDQLQGIKKGVLELADVIAVNKADGPHELDARKAARELAGALRLLRSERAVPVLTCSGREGTGLEELWRQLVRHQDAMAASGELAARRRHQQVAWTWSLVTERLLSRLRAHPEVAAITAEVEQDVQAGLLTPSLAADRLLAVFKH from the coding sequence ATGACGCGGACGCTTGACGACTATCTCCAGGGGGTGAAGGAGGGCTCCCGGGCGTGGATCGCACGGGCGATCACGCTGGTGGAGTCCTCCAGGGCCGACCACCGGGACCTGGCCCAGCGGCTGCTGGTCGAGCTGGCCCCGCTGGCGGGGAAGGCGCGCCGGATCGGCATCACCGGCGTGCCGGGCGTCGGCAAGTCCACCCTCATCGACGCCCTCGGCGTGCACCTGACCGGGCAGGGCCACCGGGTGGCGGTGCTCGCCGTCGACCCGTCGTCCACCAGGACGGGGGGCAGCATCCTCGGCGACAAGACCAGGATGTCCCGCCTGGCGGCCGACCCGGCGGCCTTCATCCGGCCCTCGCCCACCTCGGGCACCCTGGGCGGGGTCACCAAGGCGACCCGCGAGGCCATGGTCGTGCTGGAGGCGGCGGGATACGACATCGTGCTCGTGGAGACCGTCGGCGTCGGCCAGTCGGAGACCGCCGTCGCCGACATGGTGGACACCTTCCTGCTGCTCGCCCTGGCCAGGACCGGCGACCAGCTCCAGGGCATCAAGAAGGGCGTGCTGGAGCTGGCCGACGTGATCGCGGTCAACAAGGCCGACGGCCCGCACGAGCTGGACGCCAGGAAGGCGGCCAGGGAGCTGGCGGGGGCACTGCGGCTGCTCCGCTCCGAGCGGGCGGTGCCGGTGCTGACCTGCAGCGGGCGTGAGGGCACCGGCCTGGAGGAGCTCTGGCGGCAGCTCGTCCGGCACCAGGACGCCATGGCCGCCTCCGGCGAGCTCGCCGCCCGTCGCCGGCACCAGCAGGTCGCCTGGACCTGGTCCCTCGTGACCGAGCGCCTGCTGTCCAGGCTCCGCGCGCACCCCGAGGTCGCCGCCATCACGGCCGAGGTCGAGCAAGACGTGCAGGCCGGGCTCCTGACGCCCTCCCTCGCCGCCGACCGTCTCCTGGCGGTCTTCAAGCACTGA
- a CDS encoding cytochrome P450 encodes MSTDTAARSVQRRVRSVPIHRALPKLAREPAAALAEFAREAGGEVVRLDLGPFRPYLVTHPDHVQQVMRLEWTNYQRVGMFWRPLERLFGHSVMGDGEQWRISRKILQPMFTTRYIATISEEVSKRVAGRIEEWDRYARDGRRFDATTEMSNILSYIVNRVLFGDKLDREDGESIIPAFDTVAHSLVYRFLMPFMPYSIRVPRDRALLKAVKRIDDVVYPIVRRAMAAPDDSTDVISVLCRSTDENGDPLTVTQIRDALVSVYAASSETTAMVITWVWLLLKEHPQVAVRLQAEVDEVVGDGPARPEHLPRLAYTRMVLLEILRLYPSGWLLPRQVMEDAEIGGVRIRRGSTVFICPYATQRLEDFWERPDEFDPERFATGDGERRHRYSYFPFGGGPHKCLGEHLFYVEAPLLVASILSRFRVGVPTPGPYPTGWAASLRPRQKVDLDVSFAGRDRAGVA; translated from the coding sequence ATGTCGACCGATACGGCCGCCCGATCCGTCCAGCGGCGGGTGAGGTCCGTTCCGATACACCGGGCCCTGCCGAAACTGGCCCGCGAGCCCGCCGCGGCGCTCGCGGAGTTCGCGCGGGAGGCCGGCGGGGAGGTCGTCCGGCTGGATCTGGGACCGTTCCGCCCCTATCTGGTGACCCACCCCGACCACGTCCAGCAGGTGATGCGCCTGGAGTGGACGAACTACCAGCGGGTGGGGATGTTCTGGCGCCCGCTGGAGCGCCTTTTCGGGCACAGCGTCATGGGTGACGGCGAGCAGTGGCGCATCAGCCGGAAGATCCTGCAGCCTATGTTCACCACGCGGTACATCGCTACGATCTCCGAGGAGGTCTCCAAGCGCGTCGCCGGGCGCATCGAGGAGTGGGACCGGTACGCCCGGGACGGGCGGAGGTTCGACGCCACCACCGAGATGTCCAACATCCTCAGCTACATCGTCAACCGGGTGCTGTTCGGCGACAAGCTGGACCGCGAGGACGGGGAGAGCATCATCCCCGCCTTCGACACGGTCGCCCACTCCCTCGTCTACCGGTTCCTCATGCCGTTCATGCCCTACTCGATCCGGGTGCCCCGCGACCGGGCACTCCTGAAGGCCGTCAAGCGGATCGACGACGTCGTGTATCCGATCGTGCGCAGGGCCATGGCCGCTCCCGACGACAGCACCGACGTCATCTCCGTGCTCTGCCGGTCCACCGACGAGAACGGCGACCCGCTCACCGTCACGCAGATCCGCGACGCGCTGGTCAGCGTCTACGCCGCCTCGTCGGAGACCACCGCGATGGTCATCACCTGGGTGTGGCTGCTGTTGAAGGAGCACCCGCAGGTCGCGGTCCGACTCCAGGCGGAGGTCGACGAGGTGGTCGGCGACGGGCCGGCCCGTCCCGAACACCTTCCCCGGCTCGCCTACACCCGGATGGTGCTGCTGGAGATTCTGCGCCTGTACCCGTCGGGCTGGCTGCTGCCCCGGCAGGTCATGGAGGACGCGGAGATCGGCGGCGTGCGGATCAGGCGCGGCTCGACGGTCTTCATCTGCCCCTACGCCACGCAGCGGCTGGAGGATTTCTGGGAGCGCCCGGACGAGTTCGACCCCGAGCGGTTCGCGACCGGCGACGGGGAACGCAGGCACCGGTACTCCTACTTCCCCTTCGGTGGCGGGCCGCACAAGTGTCTGGGCGAGCACCTCTTCTACGTCGAGGCGCCGCTCTTGGTCGCCTCCATCCTCAGCCGGTTCCGCGTGGGGGTACCCACCCCGGGGCCGTATCCCACGGGGTGGGCCGCCTCGTTGCGTCCCAGGCAGAAGGTCGATCTGGACGTGTCCTTCGCAGGGCGCGACCGGGCTGGGGTGGCATGA
- a CDS encoding terpene synthase family protein translates to MREWAEAYPGLFSAKPFDAALYSTLSLAMAFSGPWFTAEQLRMANKVSLWAFGLDWLVDYVAASRQEVEEIARRCADVASGAPPVPGDDLTRMLAGIRDELASSPAFPELGPVWLDELRRMLDGMLVEWRWKSDKTRPSFEEYLGNADNLGFSFVFAAHWIHVTGHGPVADVDRVREAGRAVQRVIRLLNDLGTYERDVAWGDLNALMLAGGRDGVERRLAGLVARSRELIAPLRAAQPELAGYMERQMDFCAGFYQVGDYWGTL, encoded by the coding sequence ATGCGCGAGTGGGCGGAGGCCTACCCGGGCCTGTTCTCCGCCAAGCCGTTCGACGCCGCCCTGTACAGCACGCTCTCGCTCGCCATGGCGTTCAGCGGGCCGTGGTTCACCGCCGAGCAGCTCCGGATGGCCAACAAGGTCTCCCTCTGGGCGTTCGGGCTGGACTGGCTCGTCGACTACGTCGCCGCCTCGCGGCAGGAGGTCGAGGAGATCGCCCGGCGATGCGCGGACGTGGCCTCGGGCGCCCCTCCGGTGCCCGGCGACGACCTCACCCGCATGCTCGCCGGCATCCGCGACGAGCTCGCGTCCTCGCCCGCGTTCCCCGAACTCGGGCCGGTCTGGCTCGACGAGCTGCGGCGCATGCTGGACGGGATGCTCGTGGAGTGGCGCTGGAAGAGCGACAAGACCAGGCCGTCGTTCGAGGAGTATCTCGGCAACGCCGACAACCTCGGCTTCTCCTTCGTCTTCGCCGCCCACTGGATCCACGTCACGGGCCACGGCCCGGTCGCGGACGTCGACCGGGTGCGCGAGGCGGGCCGGGCCGTGCAGCGGGTCATCCGCCTCCTCAACGACCTGGGCACCTACGAGCGGGACGTCGCCTGGGGAGATCTCAACGCGCTCATGCTCGCCGGCGGCCGCGACGGGGTCGAGCGGCGGCTCGCCGGGCTCGTGGCCCGGAGCAGGGAGCTGATCGCCCCGCTGCGTGCCGCCCAGCCGGAGCTGGCCGGCTACATGGAGCGGCAGATGGACTTCTGCGCCGGGTTCTACCAGGTCGGCGACTACTGGGGGACGCTGTGA
- a CDS encoding prenyltransferase/squalene oxidase repeat-containing protein, producing MSVDGLSAPPVPALPPPVSPVSGVPASALLEESGVAEEVRELVAGLLTVPWGQVSASPYETGRVVSLAPWMAGHAERVGFLLAAQRADGGWGAPGGYGLVPTLSAVEALMAECRREPPCADPGLLAAAAGRGLAAVRDWELAGPGAPLPDMPAIELIVPSLLSLIDGHLDGPGPLQGVSGAKLAAVRTRLASGAAIPQKLVHALEVAGGEAIAASGVVPTPMPGGMAAVGASPGASAAWLAAPPERAGGAASGPGDDVTPRGTGRSIREGMPVRRYLEAVVAASGGPVPCAIPITVFERGWTLSWLLRAGIAVDVPPELAASLRDGLGPEGVAAGPGLPADADTTSVALYALALLGEPREPEGLWPFETEGHFCTWRGEEGMSPTTNAHVLDAFGEYVRRCGGEPRHAAVVAKLASWLRGRQQERGSWLDRWHVSPYYATACCAIALSEFGGEESEEAVGRAVDWVLGTQRRDGSWGRWEGTAEETAYALQTLLLTGAARGGRWREVVERGHHRLLAGHDHDRGAPLWVDKDLYLPVAIVRAAVLGALHLAERTMNLTGG from the coding sequence GTGAGCGTCGACGGGCTGTCCGCGCCCCCGGTGCCCGCCCTCCCGCCTCCGGTGTCCCCGGTGTCCGGCGTCCCGGCTTCCGCTCTCCTGGAGGAGAGCGGCGTTGCCGAGGAGGTCCGTGAGCTGGTCGCGGGACTGCTGACCGTGCCGTGGGGCCAGGTGTCGGCCTCGCCGTACGAGACCGGCCGGGTGGTGAGCCTGGCGCCGTGGATGGCCGGGCACGCCGAGCGGGTCGGCTTCCTGCTCGCCGCCCAGCGGGCGGACGGGGGCTGGGGCGCGCCCGGCGGCTACGGCCTCGTCCCCACGCTGAGCGCGGTCGAGGCGCTCATGGCCGAGTGCCGGAGGGAGCCCCCCTGCGCCGATCCCGGCCTCCTGGCCGCGGCGGCCGGCCGCGGGCTGGCGGCCGTACGGGACTGGGAGCTCGCGGGCCCGGGAGCGCCCCTGCCCGACATGCCGGCGATCGAGCTCATCGTGCCCTCCCTGCTCTCCCTGATCGACGGCCACCTCGACGGGCCGGGACCGCTTCAGGGGGTGAGCGGCGCCAAACTGGCGGCGGTCAGGACACGGCTGGCGTCGGGTGCGGCGATCCCCCAGAAACTGGTTCACGCGCTGGAGGTCGCGGGCGGGGAGGCGATCGCCGCCTCCGGGGTCGTCCCCACGCCGATGCCCGGGGGGATGGCCGCCGTCGGGGCCTCGCCCGGGGCGAGCGCCGCCTGGCTGGCCGCACCGCCCGAGCGTGCGGGAGGCGCGGCGTCCGGACCGGGGGACGATGTCACGCCGCGCGGCACGGGACGGTCCATCCGGGAGGGGATGCCCGTACGGCGTTACCTGGAGGCGGTCGTGGCCGCCTCCGGCGGGCCGGTGCCGTGCGCCATCCCCATCACCGTGTTCGAACGCGGCTGGACGCTGAGCTGGCTGCTGCGTGCGGGTATCGCCGTGGACGTGCCGCCGGAGCTGGCCGCGAGCCTGCGCGACGGGCTCGGCCCGGAGGGCGTCGCCGCTGGCCCCGGGCTGCCGGCCGACGCCGACACCACCTCCGTGGCCCTGTACGCGCTGGCGCTGCTCGGCGAGCCGCGCGAGCCGGAGGGGCTGTGGCCGTTCGAGACGGAGGGTCACTTCTGCACCTGGCGCGGGGAAGAGGGGATGTCCCCGACGACCAACGCGCACGTGCTCGACGCCTTCGGCGAGTATGTGCGCCGGTGCGGCGGGGAGCCCCGCCACGCGGCCGTGGTGGCCAAGCTGGCGTCGTGGCTGCGCGGACGCCAGCAGGAGCGGGGGAGCTGGCTGGACCGCTGGCACGTCTCGCCCTACTACGCCACGGCCTGCTGCGCGATCGCGCTGAGCGAGTTCGGCGGTGAGGAGTCGGAGGAGGCGGTGGGCAGGGCCGTGGACTGGGTGCTCGGCACCCAGCGCCGGGACGGGTCATGGGGCCGCTGGGAGGGCACCGCCGAGGAGACCGCCTACGCGCTGCAGACCCTGCTGCTGACCGGTGCCGCGCGCGGAGGGCGGTGGCGGGAGGTCGTGGAGCGGGGCCATCACCGCCTGCTGGCTGGCCACGATCACGACCGCGGGGCGCCGCTCTGGGTCGACAAGGATCTGTATCTGCCGGTGGCGATCGTCCGGGCGGCCGTTCTGGGCGCGCTTCACCTGGCTGAGCGGACAATGAATCTTACGGGAGGGTAA
- a CDS encoding sensor histidine kinase, with product MSLTALWAFTAWVTVRDGLNMLGVATLNSDVAEPSERLIVELQAERRLTAITLGAFGAERQRQEALVAQRRRTAEADANFRELTGSDGVRLLGSATLEHRIAETRRLLDALTPARKEIDARRMDRTRAVAAFTDVVDAIFRVYDSMATLDDDELANDTRTLIGMNRARDMLAQEDAMMVGALTAGRLTDTERIQLTQIVGTRRFLTTQAVADLPAADQEAYRRLAAGEHFTRLRAMEDLLITDESAVPAGLVDVRRWSTVAQPAHSRLAEVVLTAGAGIVERATPVAVGVVVRLSLAGGLGLLAVIASVVLSITTARALIQQLEKLRVAAWELANERLPSVVERIGRGQEVDIAEEAPPLEFGDDQIGHVGQAFNAVQQTAIKVAAEQAQLRRDIADILRNLARRTQSLVHRQLSVLDVMERRENDPQELRDLFRLDHLATRMRRYAENLLVLSGASPGRAWRDSVPMIDVVRGSLAEIEDYTRVDVLPLGDVALDGRAVSDVIHLIAELVENAASFSPPYTTVQVSGHIVAHGYAIEIEDRGLGMSPEDIAGANERIANPPELKLSGNARLGLYVVSRLAERHEIRVTFKASPYGGTTVVVLIPQELITEQAEPEAVVSIPQARTALSGGSSATTALRGPGSGPQAITGGGAPADEPFDRPLDGPFGDPFDRRERTIEESLREATPPSRQEAAPPAAGRHASAGASGDPASPLPPVMPPPDTSHTPGGLPRRVPQTHLAAPLQDDEPAPAPAPEDDDERSPEMIRAAMASFQDGTRRGRSDAAQLVERGDDPVNGGEPRM from the coding sequence GTGTCACTCACCGCGCTCTGGGCGTTCACCGCATGGGTGACGGTCCGTGACGGTCTGAACATGCTGGGTGTGGCCACCCTCAACTCCGACGTGGCCGAGCCCAGCGAGCGGCTCATCGTCGAGTTGCAGGCCGAGCGGCGGCTCACCGCGATCACCCTGGGCGCGTTCGGCGCCGAGCGCCAGCGGCAGGAGGCGCTGGTCGCCCAGCGCAGGCGCACCGCCGAGGCCGACGCCAACTTCCGGGAACTCACCGGCTCCGACGGTGTGCGGCTTCTGGGCAGCGCGACCCTCGAACACCGTATCGCCGAGACCCGCCGGCTGCTGGACGCCCTGACCCCCGCGCGCAAGGAGATCGACGCCCGGCGGATGGACCGGACCCGGGCGGTCGCGGCGTTCACCGACGTCGTCGACGCCATCTTCCGCGTCTACGACTCGATGGCCACGCTGGACGACGATGAGCTCGCCAACGACACCCGGACGCTCATCGGGATGAACCGGGCCCGGGACATGCTGGCCCAGGAGGACGCCATGATGGTGGGCGCCCTGACGGCGGGCCGGCTCACCGACACCGAGCGCATCCAGCTCACGCAGATCGTCGGCACCCGGCGTTTCCTGACCACCCAGGCGGTGGCCGATCTGCCCGCCGCGGACCAGGAGGCCTACCGGCGGCTGGCCGCCGGCGAGCACTTCACCCGGCTGCGCGCCATGGAGGACCTGCTGATCACGGACGAGAGCGCGGTGCCGGCCGGGCTGGTCGACGTCCGGCGCTGGAGCACCGTCGCGCAACCGGCGCACTCCCGGCTGGCGGAGGTCGTGCTCACCGCCGGCGCCGGGATCGTCGAGCGGGCCACCCCGGTCGCGGTCGGCGTCGTCGTACGGCTCTCGCTGGCCGGCGGCCTGGGACTGCTGGCGGTCATCGCCTCCGTCGTCCTGTCCATCACCACGGCGCGGGCCCTGATCCAGCAGCTGGAGAAGCTGCGGGTCGCGGCCTGGGAGCTCGCCAACGAGCGCCTGCCCTCGGTGGTGGAGCGGATCGGCCGCGGACAGGAGGTGGACATCGCGGAGGAGGCGCCGCCGCTGGAGTTCGGCGACGACCAGATCGGCCACGTCGGGCAGGCGTTCAACGCCGTGCAGCAGACCGCGATCAAGGTCGCCGCCGAGCAGGCCCAGCTCCGGCGCGACATCGCCGACATCCTGCGCAACCTCGCCCGGCGCACCCAGTCGCTCGTCCACCGCCAGCTGAGCGTGCTGGACGTCATGGAGCGCAGGGAGAACGACCCCCAGGAACTGCGGGACCTCTTCCGTCTCGACCACCTGGCGACCCGCATGCGCCGCTACGCCGAGAACCTCCTGGTCCTGTCCGGCGCGTCTCCCGGCCGCGCCTGGCGCGACTCCGTCCCGATGATCGACGTGGTCCGCGGCTCGCTGGCGGAGATCGAGGACTACACCCGGGTGGACGTGCTGCCCCTGGGAGACGTCGCGCTGGACGGGCGGGCCGTGAGCGACGTCATCCACCTGATCGCCGAGCTGGTCGAGAACGCCGCCTCCTTCTCCCCGCCCTACACGACCGTGCAGGTCAGCGGGCACATCGTCGCCCACGGCTATGCCATCGAGATCGAGGACCGGGGCCTGGGCATGAGCCCGGAGGACATCGCCGGGGCCAACGAGCGGATCGCCAACCCGCCCGAGCTCAAGCTGTCGGGCAACGCCCGCCTGGGACTGTACGTGGTCAGCCGGCTGGCCGAGCGGCACGAGATCCGGGTCACGTTCAAGGCCTCGCCGTACGGCGGCACGACGGTCGTCGTCCTGATCCCGCAGGAGCTGATCACCGAACAGGCGGAGCCCGAGGCCGTCGTCAGCATCCCGCAGGCCCGCACCGCGCTCTCCGGCGGGTCTTCCGCCACCACCGCGCTCCGCGGGCCGGGCTCCGGCCCGCAGGCGATCACCGGTGGCGGCGCCCCGGCCGACGAGCCGTTCGACAGGCCACTCGACGGGCCCTTCGGCGACCCGTTCGACAGGAGGGAGAGGACCATCGAGGAGAGTCTCCGGGAGGCGACGCCGCCCTCGCGGCAGGAGGCCGCCCCGCCGGCCGCGGGCCGTCACGCGTCCGCGGGCGCCTCCGGCGACCCCGCCTCCCCGCTGCCACCCGTCATGCCCCCACCCGACACCAGCCACACGCCGGGCGGCCTGCCGCGCCGGGTCCCCCAGACCCACCTCGCCGCCCCGCTCCAGGACGACGAGCCCGCACCCGCGCCCGCACCCGAGGACGACGACGAGCGTTCCCCGGAGATGATCCGCGCGGCCATGGCGTCCTTCCAGGACGGCACGCGCCGCGGCCGCTCCGACGCGGCACAGCTGGTCGAGCGGGGTGATGACCCCGTGAACGGCGGAGAACCACGCATGTGA
- a CDS encoding roadblock/LC7 domain-containing protein — MVQGTGSFTDLAWLLDDLVARVGEAEHGIVFSADGLLLAASAGFGQPDAEHLAAVGSAIQSLGRGVSDRVDGGAVRQTIIEMRSAYLVVTAAGQGACLAVLCTHEADVGLVAYEMAMLVTRVGQYLTSPARTADPVTDDAPR; from the coding sequence GTGGTGCAGGGAACAGGATCTTTCACCGACCTGGCCTGGTTGCTGGATGACCTGGTCGCCCGGGTGGGGGAAGCTGAGCACGGAATCGTCTTCTCCGCCGACGGCCTGCTGCTGGCGGCGTCGGCGGGGTTCGGCCAGCCCGACGCCGAGCACCTGGCCGCCGTGGGATCGGCGATCCAGAGTCTCGGGCGGGGGGTCAGCGACCGGGTCGACGGCGGCGCGGTGCGCCAGACCATCATCGAGATGCGGTCGGCGTATCTGGTCGTGACTGCGGCCGGGCAGGGCGCCTGCCTGGCGGTGCTCTGCACCCACGAGGCCGACGTCGGCCTCGTGGCCTACGAGATGGCCATGCTCGTCACCCGGGTCGGCCAGTACCTCACCTCGCCCGCCCGGACGGCGGACCCCGTGACGGACGACGCCCCGCGATGA
- a CDS encoding DUF742 domain-containing protein — protein sequence MNPFEQHPETQWVGEEAGPIVRPYVLTRGRTEPTRGRFDLITLAVTVRSASPRETGLDPECLAIVRFCRQPQSVAEIAAHMNLPAGTIRVLLSDLLDQGFIALQEPHSETDMHDERLYRAVLDGLRAL from the coding sequence ATGAACCCCTTCGAACAGCATCCCGAGACGCAATGGGTGGGCGAGGAGGCCGGGCCGATCGTCCGGCCGTACGTGCTCACCCGGGGCAGGACCGAACCGACCCGAGGCAGGTTCGACCTCATCACCCTGGCGGTGACCGTCCGCTCCGCCTCCCCGAGGGAGACGGGTCTCGACCCGGAGTGCCTGGCCATCGTCCGGTTCTGCCGCCAGCCCCAGTCGGTCGCGGAGATCGCCGCACACATGAACCTTCCGGCGGGCACCATCCGTGTCCTGCTCAGCGACCTGCTGGACCAGGGATTCATCGCCCTGCAAGAACCTCATTCGGAGACGGACATGCACGACGAGAGGCTGTACAGGGCGGTGCTCGATGGACTCCGCGCACTCTAG
- a CDS encoding GTP-binding protein, giving the protein MDSAHSSRDAGRIKLPKAIKILVAGGFGAGKTTLVGAVSEIEPLRTEETLTNRGLGIDDLSGVETKQTTTVAMDFGRITIGDDYRLYLFGTPGQERFWFLWDELALGAMGAVVLADTRRLADCFPSLDYFERRETPFIVAVNCFDGARRYDLDEVRLGLTLHPDIPVVMCDARKRESGKKVLITLVEHAMKMRLGTAPAAGSTAPAT; this is encoded by the coding sequence ATGGACTCCGCGCACTCTAGCCGTGACGCAGGGCGGATCAAGCTGCCCAAGGCGATCAAGATCCTGGTCGCCGGAGGCTTCGGGGCCGGTAAGACCACCCTGGTCGGCGCGGTCTCCGAGATCGAGCCGCTGCGCACCGAGGAGACGCTGACCAACCGGGGCCTCGGGATCGACGACCTGTCCGGGGTGGAGACCAAGCAGACGACCACGGTCGCGATGGACTTCGGCCGCATCACCATCGGCGACGACTACCGGCTCTACCTGTTCGGCACGCCGGGACAGGAACGGTTCTGGTTCCTCTGGGACGAGCTGGCGCTCGGCGCGATGGGCGCGGTCGTGCTGGCCGACACCCGCAGGCTGGCCGACTGCTTCCCCTCCCTCGACTACTTCGAGCGGCGCGAGACGCCCTTCATCGTCGCGGTCAACTGCTTCGACGGAGCCCGCAGGTACGACCTCGACGAGGTCCGGCTCGGACTGACCCTCCACCCGGACATCCCGGTCGTGATGTGCGACGCCCGCAAACGGGAGTCCGGCAAGAAGGTGCTGATCACCCTCGTGGAGCACGCGATGAAGATGCGCCTCGGCACGGCGCCGGCCGCCGGGAGCACCGCGCCGGCGACCTGA